The Beijerinckiaceae bacterium genome has a window encoding:
- a CDS encoding L-2-hydroxyglutarate oxidase, with translation MRYDFAIIGAGIVGLATAREILRARPRASILILEKETDVAWHQTGHNSGVIHAGIYYAPGSLKARLCREGSEATKAFCAERGIKFEICGKLLVATTESERLRMEALFERAQQNGIEASRIDATELSRLEPSITGVGALLVPSTGIVDYKMVAAAFAESVASNGGDLHLGAEIVDIHEHADAVEIATANQSWSAKALIVCAGLQSDRLAKLAGLRIDHRIVPFRGEFFRLPKSRAGLIQHLIYPIPDPSLPFVGIHLTKTIDGRILVGPNAVLGLAREGYGKFSLDGRDIADCLTFPGFWRAIGAHLSAGLAETTNSIWKRNYLAQCRKYCPSLSLQDLEPAVAGIRAQAVLRDGTLVHDFLFADSPRMLHVCNAPSPAATSAIPIARKITEKILQRFAE, from the coding sequence ATGAGATATGATTTTGCCATCATCGGCGCCGGAATCGTCGGCTTGGCGACCGCCCGCGAGATTTTGCGCGCCCGCCCGCGCGCATCGATCCTCATTTTGGAAAAGGAAACCGACGTTGCGTGGCACCAAACCGGGCATAACAGCGGCGTCATCCATGCCGGGATTTATTATGCCCCGGGCAGTTTGAAAGCCCGACTTTGCCGCGAAGGCTCCGAGGCAACCAAAGCATTTTGCGCCGAACGCGGAATAAAATTCGAAATCTGCGGCAAGCTGCTGGTTGCCACGACTGAAAGCGAACGCCTTCGCATGGAGGCTTTATTCGAGCGCGCCCAACAAAATGGCATTGAAGCCAGCCGGATCGACGCCACCGAACTCTCCCGACTCGAGCCTAGCATTACCGGTGTCGGGGCGCTCCTCGTGCCTTCCACCGGCATTGTCGACTATAAAATGGTTGCCGCCGCATTCGCGGAAAGCGTTGCCTCCAACGGAGGGGATCTGCACCTCGGCGCCGAAATTGTCGATATCCACGAACACGCCGACGCTGTCGAGATTGCGACCGCAAACCAAAGTTGGAGCGCGAAGGCGCTGATCGTTTGCGCCGGGCTGCAGTCAGACCGGCTCGCCAAATTGGCCGGATTGCGGATCGATCACCGAATTGTGCCGTTTCGCGGCGAGTTCTTCCGTCTGCCAAAGTCACGGGCCGGTTTGATCCAACATTTGATCTATCCCATCCCGGACCCCTCTCTGCCCTTTGTCGGTATTCATCTGACGAAAACGATTGACGGGCGGATTCTCGTGGGTCCGAATGCGGTATTGGGGCTTGCTCGGGAAGGTTATGGCAAGTTCTCTCTTGATGGTCGCGACATCGCGGATTGCCTGACATTTCCCGGCTTTTGGCGGGCGATCGGAGCGCATCTTTCCGCCGGCTTGGCGGAGACGACGAATTCCATCTGGAAGCGGAATTACCTCGCGCAGTGCCGCAAATATTGTCCGAGCCTCTCGCTTCAGGATCTGGAGCCGGCGGTTGCCGGGATACGCGCCCAGGCGGTCTTGCGCGACGGAACTTTGGTCCATGATTTTCTCTTCGCGGACTCGCCCAGAATGCTGCATGTGTGCAATGCACCCTCCCCCGCGGCGACATCGGCCATCCCAATCGCACGGAAGATCACCGAGAAAATTCTGCAGCGCTTCGCAGAGTGA